Proteins found in one Lutimonas zeaxanthinifaciens genomic segment:
- a CDS encoding RNA polymerase sigma factor, which translates to MQTEQQHIKDLLQACSKGSKTAQFEIYKLYYKAMYNSALRILQNTYDAEDVMQEAFLNAFTKLDSYKGEVPFGAWLKRIVINKSLTQLKKRNKLQEVNLEVVDKKLENEDEIQMQEVKIDYVNLKVKKVGEAMKSLKENYRAVLTLSLIEGYDNEEIAQIMNISNENCRTTISRAKSKLRKVLMESSVLN; encoded by the coding sequence TTGCAAACAGAACAACAACATATAAAAGACTTGCTGCAAGCTTGTTCGAAGGGGAGTAAAACGGCTCAGTTTGAGATATATAAATTGTATTATAAAGCGATGTATAATTCAGCTTTACGAATACTTCAGAACACTTATGATGCTGAAGATGTAATGCAAGAGGCATTTTTAAATGCCTTCACAAAGCTCGATTCGTATAAAGGAGAAGTACCTTTTGGAGCCTGGTTGAAGCGCATTGTAATTAACAAGAGTCTTACGCAGTTAAAGAAAAGAAATAAGCTTCAGGAAGTAAATCTGGAAGTAGTAGATAAAAAACTTGAAAATGAAGATGAAATTCAGATGCAGGAGGTCAAAATAGATTATGTAAACCTCAAAGTAAAGAAAGTTGGTGAGGCAATGAAATCACTTAAAGAAAATTACAGAGCGGTGCTCACTTTAAGTTTGATAGAAGGATATGACAATGAGGAGATCGCCCAAATAATGAATATCAGCAACGAGAATTGCAGAACAACAATTTCAAGGGCAAAGAGTAAGTTAAGAAAAGTATTAATGGAGTCATCCGTCTTAAATTAA
- a CDS encoding BatA domain-containing protein: MQFKHPEILYFLLLLLIPLLIHLFQLQKFRKEYFTNVKFLKQIELETRKSSKLKKLLILISRMIVLAMFVLAFAQPYFNRNANRLDRQTLLYLDNSLSLQAKRGSDMEAFQMSKNQLIDRIASFGENIFLLTNDKTYEELSPKELEKTLIQLPLHPIKKDLNQILNQINFHIAHNKNTLYEIYLITDFQQINGIPDSSLIDRNQQYYFVDLSGTGRKNIAVDSAWVTPVSSDQIMIKSRIKSWQTPTINLAVSLHLGEELFGKANVEIEENSIIEVEFLIPENKIKSGKISINDHHINFDNELYFVIPEKSKTKVMLIGKSAPFINRIYNSKEFELIKRNISDLDQSKILDQDLIILNELETISRPLVQSLENFARTKGNVVIIPSHDIDLVAYNSLFESLGMGKIVEAFENQKVLNQINYDHPFFKNVFEERVYNFQYPILEKGYITNLEGASTLLEFSDFNDFASEFSYFDQKIYWLSSPLSSNNNSFINSPLVVPLFYNFSIRKGDFKSLYYTIGKANEFAVEANYSDDVILKMIREENEFIPIQLKSVEMTRITTEEYPLTQGIYSLMKENTELKKIAYNYDRMESDMNFYDTGEFVSNHNNIELYDGFNQALEDRIEKDNNKNLWQLFIIFALVFLCLEILLQKFLKN, from the coding sequence ATGCAATTTAAACACCCAGAGATTTTATATTTTTTATTGCTGCTCCTTATCCCCCTTCTTATTCACCTTTTCCAACTTCAAAAATTTCGAAAGGAGTATTTTACCAATGTAAAATTTCTGAAGCAGATCGAGCTTGAAACAAGAAAAAGTTCGAAACTTAAAAAGCTACTTATTTTGATCTCGAGAATGATTGTCCTGGCTATGTTCGTTCTGGCTTTCGCTCAACCTTACTTCAACAGGAATGCCAATCGGCTCGATAGGCAAACCTTGCTTTACCTAGATAATTCTTTAAGTCTCCAGGCAAAAAGAGGTTCTGATATGGAGGCATTTCAAATGAGTAAGAATCAGCTTATCGACAGAATTGCCTCTTTTGGTGAAAATATATTTCTGCTGACTAATGACAAAACATATGAGGAGCTCAGCCCAAAAGAACTTGAAAAAACCTTGATTCAACTCCCATTACACCCCATAAAAAAAGATTTAAATCAAATTCTGAATCAAATCAATTTTCACATTGCGCACAATAAAAACACTTTATATGAAATCTATTTAATTACTGATTTTCAGCAGATTAATGGTATTCCTGACAGCTCGTTAATTGATCGCAATCAACAGTACTATTTTGTTGACCTTTCAGGAACCGGTCGTAAAAACATAGCTGTTGACAGTGCCTGGGTTACACCAGTTTCTTCAGATCAAATAATGATAAAATCACGGATCAAGAGTTGGCAGACTCCAACAATTAATCTCGCGGTTTCCTTACATCTTGGTGAAGAACTGTTTGGAAAGGCCAATGTAGAGATTGAAGAAAATTCAATAATTGAGGTAGAATTTCTGATTCCTGAGAACAAAATTAAATCAGGAAAAATAAGTATAAATGATCACCATATCAATTTTGACAACGAACTTTATTTTGTCATTCCCGAAAAGTCAAAAACAAAGGTTATGCTCATTGGAAAATCAGCTCCTTTTATCAATAGGATATACAACAGTAAGGAGTTTGAGCTGATAAAAAGAAATATATCTGACCTTGATCAAAGTAAAATTCTCGACCAGGACCTGATCATCTTAAACGAGCTTGAAACAATTTCACGCCCCCTTGTTCAGAGCCTTGAGAACTTCGCCCGAACAAAAGGAAATGTTGTGATCATTCCGTCCCATGATATTGATCTCGTAGCTTATAACAGCTTGTTTGAATCACTTGGCATGGGGAAAATTGTGGAAGCATTCGAAAACCAAAAGGTTTTGAATCAGATAAACTATGATCATCCGTTTTTTAAAAATGTATTTGAGGAGCGTGTGTATAATTTTCAATACCCGATTTTAGAAAAGGGCTATATCACGAATCTTGAAGGGGCCTCTACTCTCCTAGAATTCAGTGATTTCAACGATTTTGCTTCAGAATTCAGTTATTTTGATCAAAAGATTTACTGGCTTTCTTCTCCCCTTTCCTCTAACAACAACTCCTTCATAAACTCTCCCTTGGTAGTGCCTCTGTTCTATAATTTTTCCATCAGAAAAGGAGATTTTAAATCATTGTATTACACTATAGGGAAAGCAAACGAATTTGCCGTTGAAGCCAATTATTCTGATGATGTAATTCTTAAAATGATTCGGGAAGAGAATGAATTTATACCTATTCAATTAAAGTCAGTAGAAATGACAAGAATTACAACAGAAGAATATCCATTGACTCAAGGTATTTACAGTCTAATGAAAGAGAATACTGAGCTAAAAAAAATAGCATATAATTATGATCGCATGGAGAGCGATATGAATTTTTATGACACTGGCGAATTTGTCTCTAACCACAACAATATTGAACTTTATGATGGTTTTAACCAAGCTTTAGAGGACCGAATTGAAAAAGATAATAATAAAAATTTGTGGCAATTATTTATTATTTTTGCTTTGGTTTTTTTATGCTTGGAAATACTTCTCCAAAAATTTTTAAAAAACTGA
- the lon gene encoding endopeptidase La, which yields MSRSKFINIDNLSLQNILDEEAELIPLMTPEDEEEMRKEDVPSELPILPLRNTVLFPGVVIPITAGRDQSIKLIKEANKGDKTIGVVAQKNEGTENPGMDDIFKVGTVARILKILKMPDGNTMVVLQGKKRFEIDRLTQEKPYLKALVKEVVEEVPSLADSEFKAIIDSIKDISLRIIKENPNLPTEASFAIKNIQSNSFLINFVSSNLNLTQEEKQELLNISSLKSRALATLKKMNKELQRLELSNDIQSKVREDMDQQQREYYLHQQMKTIQEELGGVSHDEEIEEMKELAKTKKWSKEVATTFEKEIGRLQRMNPQVAEYSVQRNYLDLLLELPWEEYSTDLFDLKRSQKILDRDHYGLEKVKKRIIEHLAVLKLKGDMKSPIICLYGPPGVGKTSLGKSVAESLGRKYVRMSLGGLRDEAEIRGHRKTYIGALPGRIIQSIKKAETSNPVFVLDEIDKLGSSHSGDPSSAMLEVLDPEQNADFYDNYLEVGYDLSKVMFIATANSLSTIPWALRDRMEIINVSGYTVEEKVEIAKRHLLPKLLKEHGLNGTHLKIAKKQFEKVVTGYTRESGVRGLEKKLAQIVRFAAKSIAMEEEYNLKITNEDIENILGPSHLERDKYENNDIAGVVTGLAWTSVGGDILFIESILSKGKGNLSITGNLGKVMKESATIALEYIKANLDEFGVEYETLVNNNIHIHVPEGATPKDGPSAGITMLTSLVSTLTQRKVKARLAMTGEITLRGKVLPVGGIKEKILAAKRANIKEIILCEDNRKDIEEINQKYLKGLTFHYVNDMKEVIKLALLKQKAKN from the coding sequence ATGAGCAGATCAAAATTTATAAATATTGACAATTTGTCACTTCAGAATATTCTGGATGAAGAAGCGGAATTGATCCCGTTGATGACTCCTGAAGATGAAGAGGAAATGAGGAAAGAAGATGTTCCGTCAGAATTACCTATTTTACCACTTAGAAATACGGTTCTCTTCCCTGGCGTTGTAATACCAATTACTGCGGGGAGGGATCAATCCATCAAATTGATAAAAGAAGCGAACAAGGGCGATAAAACAATTGGTGTCGTAGCCCAAAAGAATGAAGGAACTGAAAATCCCGGAATGGACGATATCTTTAAAGTAGGTACCGTTGCAAGAATTCTTAAAATTCTAAAGATGCCTGATGGTAATACCATGGTAGTCCTTCAAGGAAAAAAGCGATTTGAAATTGATCGTCTTACACAGGAGAAGCCCTATTTAAAGGCACTTGTAAAAGAAGTTGTAGAAGAAGTTCCTTCTTTAGCAGACAGTGAATTCAAGGCGATCATTGATTCTATAAAAGATATTTCCCTTAGAATTATAAAAGAAAACCCGAATTTACCAACTGAAGCTTCCTTTGCGATCAAAAATATTCAAAGTAATTCCTTTTTAATCAATTTTGTTTCTTCCAACCTGAATCTTACACAAGAGGAAAAACAGGAACTCTTAAACATCAGCAGCCTCAAGAGCAGAGCACTTGCGACGCTGAAAAAGATGAATAAAGAGCTTCAACGTCTGGAACTCAGCAATGACATACAGTCAAAGGTTCGTGAAGACATGGATCAGCAGCAGCGGGAATATTATTTGCACCAGCAAATGAAAACCATTCAGGAAGAACTTGGTGGCGTTTCTCATGATGAGGAAATCGAAGAAATGAAGGAACTGGCCAAGACTAAAAAATGGAGCAAAGAAGTGGCCACAACGTTTGAAAAGGAAATTGGGAGGCTTCAAAGAATGAACCCTCAGGTAGCCGAGTATTCAGTGCAGCGCAATTACCTTGACCTTTTGCTCGAATTACCTTGGGAAGAATATTCAACCGACCTGTTTGACCTTAAGAGATCTCAAAAAATCCTTGACAGGGATCACTACGGACTTGAAAAGGTTAAAAAAAGGATCATTGAACATTTAGCTGTATTAAAGCTTAAAGGAGATATGAAATCTCCGATCATCTGTCTATACGGACCTCCGGGGGTTGGTAAAACTTCTTTGGGGAAATCCGTTGCCGAATCATTAGGAAGAAAATACGTAAGAATGTCTTTGGGTGGATTACGAGATGAAGCAGAGATAAGGGGCCACAGGAAAACGTACATCGGGGCACTTCCGGGAAGAATCATTCAAAGCATCAAAAAAGCAGAAACCTCTAATCCGGTATTTGTGCTTGACGAAATTGACAAACTTGGATCGAGCCACAGTGGTGACCCGTCCTCAGCCATGCTTGAAGTTCTCGATCCTGAGCAAAATGCCGATTTTTACGACAATTACCTTGAGGTTGGTTACGACCTTTCAAAAGTAATGTTTATTGCAACGGCGAACAGCTTGTCCACTATTCCGTGGGCTTTGAGAGACCGAATGGAAATCATTAACGTGAGTGGTTATACTGTTGAGGAAAAGGTTGAAATTGCAAAAAGGCATCTGCTTCCAAAATTACTGAAAGAACACGGTCTGAACGGTACTCATCTAAAAATTGCCAAAAAACAGTTTGAAAAAGTAGTGACAGGTTATACCCGTGAATCTGGAGTTCGAGGGCTCGAAAAGAAATTGGCTCAAATCGTTAGGTTTGCAGCAAAATCAATCGCTATGGAGGAGGAATACAATCTGAAAATTACCAATGAAGATATTGAAAATATTCTTGGTCCTTCTCATCTTGAAAGAGACAAATATGAAAATAATGATATTGCAGGGGTAGTAACCGGGCTGGCATGGACCAGTGTTGGGGGAGATATTCTTTTTATTGAATCCATTCTTTCAAAGGGTAAAGGAAATTTATCCATTACCGGAAATCTGGGAAAGGTCATGAAGGAGTCTGCAACTATAGCTCTGGAGTATATCAAGGCTAATTTAGATGAGTTTGGTGTTGAATATGAAACCTTGGTCAACAACAATATTCATATCCATGTCCCTGAAGGAGCTACTCCAAAAGACGGCCCCAGTGCAGGGATAACGATGTTAACCTCTCTTGTTTCCACTTTAACTCAACGCAAAGTGAAAGCCAGGCTGGCTATGACAGGAGAGATTACACTGCGCGGCAAAGTGTTACCTGTGGGAGGAATAAAAGAGAAAATTCTGGCAGCAAAAAGAGCAAATATTAAGGAGATTATTCTATGTGAGGACAATAGAAAAGATATTGAAGAAATCAATCAGAAATATCTTAAAGGATTAACTTTTCACTACGTTAATGACATGAAAGAAGTTATCAAACTTGCTCTCCTTAAACAAAAGGCAAAGAATTAG